One part of the Acuticoccus sediminis genome encodes these proteins:
- the lpdA gene encoding dihydrolipoyl dehydrogenase, producing MADSYDVLIIGSGPGGYVTAIRSAQLGLKTAVVEKKHLGGICLNWGCIPTKALLRSAEVYDHFKHAKDFGLSAKEFSFDMSKVVERSRGVSKQLNTGVGFLLKKNKVDVIWGTAKITGPGKVDVVAADDAPKGAKGGGTYEAKHIIVATGARPRALPGLEPDKENIWTYFEAMVPKELPKRLLVVGSGAIGIEFASFFNSMGSEVTVVEVMDQILPVEDVEIAKLARKQLEKQGLKIMTSAKVAGIEKGKTLKAKVEVGGKTETIEVDKVISAVGVVGNIEDLGLEALGVKTDRGCVVIDEYGRTNVKGIYAIGDVAGPPMLAHKAEHEGVICVEAIAGKKPHVMDKLKIPGCTYCHPQVASVGLTEAKAKDAGYEVRVGRFPFIGNGKAIALGEPDGFVKTVFDAKTGQLLGAHMCGAEVTELIQGFVVAMNLETTEQELIDAVFPHPTLSEMMHESVLDAYGRVIHT from the coding sequence ATGGCCGACTCCTACGACGTCCTCATCATCGGCTCCGGCCCCGGCGGTTACGTCACCGCCATCCGCTCCGCGCAGCTCGGCCTCAAGACGGCGGTCGTGGAGAAGAAGCACCTCGGCGGCATCTGCCTCAACTGGGGCTGCATCCCGACCAAGGCCCTGCTGCGGTCGGCCGAGGTGTACGACCACTTCAAGCACGCCAAGGACTTCGGCCTGTCGGCCAAGGAGTTCTCCTTCGACATGTCGAAGGTGGTGGAGCGCTCGCGCGGGGTGTCCAAGCAGCTCAACACCGGTGTCGGCTTCCTGCTGAAGAAGAACAAGGTCGACGTCATCTGGGGCACGGCCAAGATCACCGGTCCCGGCAAGGTCGACGTCGTGGCCGCCGACGACGCGCCGAAGGGCGCCAAGGGCGGCGGCACGTACGAGGCCAAGCACATCATCGTCGCGACCGGCGCCCGCCCGCGCGCCCTGCCGGGCCTGGAGCCGGACAAGGAGAACATCTGGACCTACTTCGAGGCGATGGTCCCGAAGGAGCTTCCCAAGCGGCTTCTGGTCGTCGGCTCCGGCGCCATCGGCATCGAGTTCGCCTCGTTCTTCAACTCGATGGGGTCCGAGGTCACCGTCGTCGAGGTGATGGACCAGATCCTGCCGGTCGAGGACGTCGAGATCGCCAAGCTCGCCCGCAAGCAGCTCGAGAAGCAGGGGCTGAAGATCATGACGTCGGCCAAGGTCGCCGGCATCGAGAAGGGCAAGACACTGAAGGCCAAGGTCGAGGTCGGCGGCAAGACCGAGACGATCGAGGTGGACAAGGTCATCTCCGCCGTCGGCGTCGTCGGTAACATCGAGGACCTCGGGCTCGAGGCGCTCGGCGTGAAGACCGATCGTGGCTGCGTCGTCATCGACGAGTACGGCCGCACCAACGTGAAGGGCATCTACGCCATCGGTGACGTCGCCGGCCCGCCCATGCTGGCGCACAAGGCGGAACACGAAGGCGTGATCTGCGTGGAGGCCATCGCGGGCAAAAAGCCGCATGTGATGGACAAGCTGAAGATCCCCGGCTGCACCTACTGCCACCCGCAGGTCGCCTCCGTCGGCCTGACCGAGGCGAAGGCCAAGGACGCGGGCTACGAGGTCCGTGTCGGCCGGTTCCCCTTCATCGGCAACGGCAAGGCGATCGCGCTCGGCGAGCCGGATGGCTTCGTGAAGACGGTGTTCGATGCCAAGACTGGTCAACTTTTAGGCGCGCACATGTGTGGTGCAGAAGTGACCGAGCTGATCCAAGGTTTCGTGGTCGCGATGAACCTCGAGACCACGGAACAAGAGCTGATCGACGCCGTGTTCCCGCATCCGACTCTCTCGGAGATGATGCACGAGAGCGTCCTCGATGCGTACGGCCGCGTGATCCACACTTGA
- a CDS encoding cupin domain-containing protein has protein sequence MAIKASATVQIDEPHVRVTRWTFEPGTSTGPHVHEYDYVVVPVIPGTLTMVDANGDHIAEMKLGESYSRPKGVSHDVVNRSDAVVSFVEIEMK, from the coding sequence ATGGCCATCAAGGCGAGCGCCACGGTGCAGATCGACGAGCCCCACGTGCGCGTCACCCGGTGGACGTTCGAGCCTGGCACATCCACCGGACCGCACGTCCACGAGTACGATTACGTCGTCGTCCCGGTCATCCCCGGGACGCTGACGATGGTGGATGCGAACGGCGATCACATCGCCGAGATGAAGCTCGGTGAGAGCTATTCCCGCCCCAAAGGCGTCTCGCACGACGTGGTCAACCGCTCCGATGCCGTCGTGTCGTTCGTCGAAATTGAGATGAAGTGA